One segment of Streptomyces bathyalis DNA contains the following:
- the fxlM gene encoding methyltransferase, FxLD system: MPPDRWHQHNVVFPNREIAQSAIPERIAPALLAAEEAGEITGWWFMNKQPWPLRYRAPEASPTVQRLLSDLVADGTVRSWLSGIYEPETFALGGQWAIDAAHSLFHLDSRHLLTYRPGPGHLGRRETAVLLASAMMRAAGLDWYEQGDVWAKYADLRRAPEPIAPEQRAALAPAMRTLMTANTADLTRPGGPLDGHAEWVSAFERTGTGLAGLATQDGLTRGLRAVLAHHVLFHANRAGLSPEDQHALSHVAREVVMESHDNTSAAGTHATADSVSAVNTDTTTTPEADAEQLRNALVDQIKANGRARTPEVETALRTVPRHLFVPNAALEAAYANTVVDVKHDNDGTSISCASQPVIVALMLDRLEAQPGERILELGAGTGYNAALLGHLVGEHGHITTIDVDDDLVEGARQHLAAADITNVTALTRDGAVGHAEGAPYDRIIATVGAHGIPHAWLDQLAPGGRLVAPQRLKGSVSRSIAYEKHDGRWTSVGSEMNTFMPLRKGIADDDRRDVPLSADGAVRLHAPSAQHIDADALAGALEQPRVEEWTGMTVRAMESPEWMELYVSCSMPSGLIRMLFPKTAKGTLLTDDPYPSSTAAVEKGALTYLARRVSKQTTADGGKLWEFGVIGHGPGSDELVAQVADAVRTWDREYRGREATFELQDLTAPRVEPRPGLFSLDTPLNRVVVDFN; this comes from the coding sequence ATGCCCCCGGACCGCTGGCATCAGCACAACGTCGTGTTTCCCAACCGCGAGATCGCGCAGAGCGCCATCCCCGAACGCATCGCGCCCGCGCTCCTCGCGGCGGAGGAGGCGGGTGAGATCACGGGCTGGTGGTTCATGAACAAGCAGCCCTGGCCACTGCGCTACAGGGCGCCCGAGGCATCCCCCACCGTGCAGCGCCTCTTGAGCGACCTCGTCGCCGACGGCACAGTGCGCTCCTGGCTGTCCGGCATCTACGAGCCCGAGACGTTCGCCCTGGGCGGCCAGTGGGCCATAGACGCGGCACACAGCCTGTTCCACCTGGACAGCCGCCACCTGCTTACGTACCGCCCCGGCCCCGGCCATCTCGGCCGCCGGGAGACTGCGGTTCTTCTCGCCAGCGCCATGATGCGAGCCGCCGGCCTGGACTGGTACGAGCAGGGCGACGTCTGGGCGAAGTACGCCGACCTCCGCCGGGCTCCCGAGCCCATCGCCCCAGAGCAACGCGCAGCCCTGGCCCCGGCGATGCGCACCTTGATGACCGCTAACACCGCCGACCTGACCCGGCCCGGCGGCCCGCTCGATGGACACGCCGAGTGGGTGTCCGCCTTCGAACGGACCGGAACAGGTCTCGCCGGACTCGCCACACAGGACGGGCTCACCCGCGGCCTGCGCGCCGTGCTCGCCCACCACGTCCTTTTCCACGCCAACCGTGCCGGTCTCTCACCGGAGGACCAGCACGCCCTGTCCCACGTCGCACGAGAGGTAGTCATGGAATCGCACGACAACACGTCAGCAGCCGGAACACACGCCACGGCCGATAGCGTCAGCGCGGTGAACACAGACACCACCACAACCCCCGAGGCCGACGCCGAGCAACTCCGCAACGCCCTCGTCGACCAGATCAAGGCCAACGGCCGCGCCCGCACCCCCGAGGTGGAGACCGCCCTGCGCACCGTGCCCCGGCACCTGTTCGTCCCCAACGCGGCACTGGAAGCGGCCTACGCCAACACTGTCGTCGACGTAAAGCACGACAACGACGGCACGTCGATCTCCTGCGCCTCCCAACCGGTCATCGTCGCCCTCATGCTGGACCGGCTCGAAGCCCAGCCAGGAGAACGCATCCTGGAACTCGGCGCCGGCACCGGCTACAACGCAGCACTCCTCGGCCACCTCGTCGGCGAGCACGGCCACATCACCACCATCGACGTCGACGACGATCTGGTGGAAGGCGCCCGGCAGCACCTCGCCGCCGCCGACATCACCAACGTCACGGCGCTGACGCGTGACGGCGCTGTCGGCCACGCCGAAGGAGCTCCCTACGACCGGATCATTGCCACCGTCGGCGCCCACGGCATCCCCCACGCGTGGCTCGACCAACTCGCCCCCGGCGGCCGACTCGTCGCACCCCAGCGACTCAAAGGCAGCGTCTCCCGCTCCATCGCCTACGAGAAGCATGACGGCCGCTGGACCTCCGTCGGCTCCGAGATGAACACCTTCATGCCGCTCAGGAAGGGCATCGCCGACGACGACCGCCGCGACGTCCCCCTCAGCGCGGACGGAGCCGTGCGGCTGCACGCACCCTCCGCCCAGCACATCGACGCCGACGCCCTGGCCGGAGCGCTGGAGCAGCCGCGCGTGGAGGAGTGGACCGGAATGACGGTCCGCGCCATGGAGTCCCCGGAGTGGATGGAGCTGTACGTCTCCTGCTCCATGCCGTCCGGCCTGATCCGCATGCTCTTCCCGAAGACGGCCAAGGGGACGCTGCTCACGGACGACCCCTACCCCTCCTCGACCGCAGCCGTCGAGAAGGGCGCCCTCACCTACCTCGCCCGCCGCGTCTCCAAGCAGACCACCGCCGACGGAGGCAAGCTGTGGGAATTCGGCGTCATCGGCCACGGCCCCGGCAGCGACGAGCTGGTGGCGCAGGTCGCTGACGCCGTGCGTACCTGGGACCGCGAGTACCGGGGGCGCGAAGCCACGTTCGAGCTGCAAGACCTGACGGCCCCGCGAGTGGAACCGAGGCCCGGCCTGTTCAGCCTCGACACACCGCTGAACCGAGTCGTCGTCGACTTCAACTGA
- a CDS encoding SRPBCC domain-containing protein → MGDWAGRTEEVQREVGTRHMGKEEARRVLLRRTYDAAVEDVWDACTDRERVSRWFVPVSGELKPGGHFRLEGHAHGEILRCEAPELLKLSWLFGDDPDFGEVELRLMAEGEERTVLELEHVAAVPEEVWDHFGPGAAGLVWDLTALGLHFHLLGGPVGDLAAWRESDEAREFMTRSSEAWGAAYEASGAPADVAAPAVTNTTAFYAPRREDGDR, encoded by the coding sequence ATGGGCGACTGGGCCGGCAGGACCGAGGAGGTCCAACGGGAAGTCGGCACCCGGCACATGGGCAAGGAGGAGGCCCGTAGGGTCTTGCTTCGGCGCACATACGACGCGGCCGTCGAGGACGTCTGGGACGCGTGCACGGACCGGGAGCGCGTCAGTCGGTGGTTCGTACCCGTCAGCGGCGAACTGAAGCCCGGCGGGCACTTCCGGCTCGAGGGCCACGCTCACGGCGAGATCCTGCGCTGCGAGGCGCCCGAACTGCTCAAGCTGAGCTGGCTGTTCGGCGACGACCCCGATTTCGGCGAGGTCGAGCTGCGGCTAATGGCCGAGGGCGAGGAGCGAACCGTACTGGAGCTGGAGCACGTCGCCGCCGTACCCGAAGAGGTGTGGGACCACTTCGGGCCCGGAGCGGCAGGTCTCGTCTGGGACCTGACGGCGCTCGGCCTCCACTTCCATCTTCTGGGCGGCCCGGTCGGCGACTTGGCCGCCTGGCGGGAGTCCGACGAGGCACGTGAGTTCATGACCCGCAGCAGCGAGGCATGGGGCGCAGCGTACGAGGCCTCCGGCGCGCCCGCCGACGTGGCAGCGCCCGCCGTCACCAACACGACGGCCTTCTACGCCCCGCGCCGCGAGGACGGCGACCGCTGA
- a CDS encoding NAD-dependent epimerase/dehydratase family protein: MRVLVTGGSGFIGSHIVTVLEAVGHEPVVFDRAATDGLRGDVRDADAVREALRGVDAVCHQSAMVGLGKGFADASAYVSSNDLGTAVLLEQMADAGVHRLALAGSMVVYGEGRYSCPVHGVVRPGPRSVPDLDSGRFEPPCPRCGAALAPELVDEDAPADPRNVYATTKLAQEHLSAAWARATGGRAVSLRYHNVYGDGMPRDTPYAGVASFFRSALERGEAPRVYEDGSQRRDFVHVDDVAAANVVALEALDELPVGGLRAYNTGSGQPHTVGEMADALAEAFGGPKPVVTGEYRLGDVRHITASSERFRRELGWSAHVPFAEGMARFAKDQLAAPARP; the protein is encoded by the coding sequence ATGCGCGTACTGGTGACAGGCGGTTCGGGGTTCATCGGGTCTCACATCGTGACGGTGCTCGAAGCCGTGGGGCACGAGCCCGTGGTGTTCGACAGGGCAGCAACGGACGGGCTCCGCGGAGATGTACGGGACGCGGATGCTGTGAGGGAGGCTCTCAGAGGAGTCGACGCGGTGTGTCACCAGTCGGCGATGGTGGGGCTGGGCAAGGGCTTCGCGGATGCGTCCGCGTACGTGAGCAGCAACGACCTCGGTACGGCAGTGCTGCTGGAGCAGATGGCCGACGCCGGAGTGCACAGGCTGGCTCTTGCCGGGTCGATGGTCGTGTACGGAGAGGGGCGGTACAGCTGTCCTGTTCACGGGGTGGTGCGGCCCGGCCCTCGGTCCGTACCGGACCTGGACAGCGGCCGCTTCGAGCCCCCCTGCCCGCGGTGCGGAGCCGCGCTCGCCCCCGAACTCGTCGACGAGGACGCCCCCGCCGACCCCCGCAACGTCTACGCCACGACGAAGCTGGCACAGGAGCATCTGTCGGCCGCCTGGGCGCGTGCCACCGGAGGCCGGGCCGTCAGCCTTCGCTATCACAACGTCTACGGAGACGGAATGCCGCGGGACACCCCCTACGCGGGGGTGGCCTCGTTCTTCCGCTCAGCCCTGGAACGCGGGGAGGCCCCCCGGGTGTACGAGGACGGTTCGCAGCGGCGCGACTTCGTGCACGTCGACGATGTGGCGGCGGCGAACGTCGTCGCGCTGGAGGCCCTCGACGAACTGCCGGTCGGTGGCCTGCGCGCGTACAACACCGGGAGCGGACAGCCGCACACCGTGGGGGAGATGGCCGATGCGCTGGCGGAGGCGTTCGGCGGGCCGAAGCCGGTGGTGACGGGGGAGTACCGCCTGGGCGACGTACGGCACATCACCGCGTCCTCCGAACGCTTCCGCCGTGAGCTGGGCTGGAGCGCGCACGTGCCGTTCGCCGAGGGGATGGCACGCTTCGCGAAGGACCAACTGGCCGCCCCCGCCAGACCCTGA
- a CDS encoding tyrosine-type recombinase/integrase produces MTFEEYSEEWRGRQREILEYSTGAGHKSHLRVHLYPELGSRKLETFDSMVLERFIATMERNGVKLGTQRNVYGTLHAILLDAFRKGGIPEDPTLGVQPPKYVPDRAVVPDQDYIRLAMRKADFQLAILVTMMYGCGLRNGEARAVNINNIVADDVYRVTEQIHHDTYTPAPLKHRKEGEFREVPLPWSVKLAIERFVDEYGMSDDGYLLRGPRGYFTFRMESNRAGMLFKQAPPPEGMTLYGFRHFFASNCLSRGIPITDVAEWMGHRNIQVTYRTYRHLMPGSISKAAKVLEQGLAA; encoded by the coding sequence ATGACATTTGAGGAGTATTCCGAGGAGTGGCGTGGCCGGCAGCGTGAAATTCTGGAATATTCGACTGGGGCTGGGCACAAGAGTCATCTGAGGGTTCATTTGTACCCGGAACTTGGCTCCAGGAAATTGGAGACATTCGATTCAATGGTGCTCGAGCGCTTCATTGCCACTATGGAGCGCAATGGTGTGAAGCTTGGCACTCAGCGCAATGTGTATGGAACTCTCCATGCTATTCTTCTGGATGCCTTCAGGAAGGGGGGTATCCCCGAGGATCCCACTCTTGGGGTCCAGCCGCCAAAGTATGTTCCTGACCGTGCTGTCGTGCCCGACCAAGATTACATACGGTTGGCTATGCGCAAGGCTGACTTTCAGCTCGCCATCTTGGTGACCATGATGTATGGGTGCGGGCTCCGCAACGGTGAGGCACGTGCCGTGAACATCAATAACATTGTTGCCGATGACGTGTACCGCGTGACGGAGCAAATTCATCACGACACCTACACGCCAGCCCCCTTGAAGCACCGCAAGGAAGGAGAATTCCGAGAGGTTCCGCTCCCATGGTCAGTCAAGCTGGCAATTGAGCGTTTTGTTGATGAGTATGGAATGAGCGACGATGGGTATCTCCTGCGCGGGCCGAGGGGTTACTTTACCTTCAGAATGGAGAGTAACCGTGCGGGTATGCTTTTCAAGCAGGCGCCTCCACCGGAAGGCATGACCCTGTACGGGTTCCGTCATTTCTTCGCCTCCAATTGCCTCAGTCGCGGTATCCCTATCACGGATGTGGCAGAGTGGATGGGGCATCGAAACATTCAGGTGACGTACCGGACTTACCGGCACCTCATGCCGGGGTCGATCTCGAAGGCCGCCAAGGTGCTTGAGCAAGGCCTAGCCGCGTGA
- a CDS encoding glycosyltransferase family 2 protein, giving the protein MHWCPFGFHWHRPIQQCANSPMVCSGCCSVFRREVLVDFGGFPERTIVEDMDFTWSQQIAGRRARYVGDAVALAADPETLLYMRKQVWRWMAGFCQNVRLHTGQLLRRKPILAVWVLLAILEILTAPLWWSAPFVLTLGIGRPALPTVLWWLGAELAFTLPPLVYAARRRQLPLGRVLLNIPCVYPAKVVNLLYAWKAVVVELVLVPLRLSHGLIVYEKGRGSAVA; this is encoded by the coding sequence CTGCATTGGTGCCCCTTCGGCTTCCACTGGCACCGGCCCATCCAGCAGTGTGCCAACAGCCCCATGGTCTGTTCCGGTTGCTGCTCGGTCTTCCGCAGAGAGGTGCTGGTGGACTTCGGCGGCTTCCCCGAGCGGACGATCGTCGAGGACATGGACTTCACCTGGTCCCAGCAGATCGCGGGACGCCGTGCGCGCTACGTCGGTGACGCGGTCGCTTTGGCCGCGGACCCGGAGACGCTGCTCTATATGCGCAAGCAGGTGTGGCGGTGGATGGCCGGCTTCTGCCAGAACGTGCGCCTGCACACAGGGCAGTTGCTGCGCAGGAAGCCGATACTCGCAGTGTGGGTGCTGTTGGCGATACTAGAGATCCTCACGGCGCCCCTCTGGTGGAGCGCTCCATTCGTCCTGACGCTCGGCATAGGGCGCCCTGCTCTGCCCACCGTGCTGTGGTGGCTGGGCGCGGAGCTGGCCTTCACGCTGCCGCCTCTGGTGTACGCAGCACGAAGACGCCAACTCCCGCTGGGGCGTGTGCTGTTGAACATCCCCTGCGTCTATCCGGCCAAGGTCGTGAATCTGCTCTACGCGTGGAAGGCCGTCGTGGTGGAGCTGGTGCTCGTTCCGCTGCGTCTCTCGCACGGTCTGATCGTCTATGAGAAGGGGAGGGGATCGGCGGTCGCATGA
- a CDS encoding sensor histidine kinase has product MRDLLLIALYAALGAAAVGLAGLVALRALRRRSVAVSLAVLTAVAVGSVLAGTLSVAWAMLLNKHDLGVVTTVCVMAGVTATATALWLGRWVIGGHRALERAARALGETGGSGAAAGNGGTAGGGGGEADRTALGAASPGGEDGGQSAAGGLLPSGADGAGQAVGGFVQPTTPMPAELTSLSRQLADTSARLALSRERERALEASRRELVAWISHDLRSPLAGLRAMAEALEDGIAEDPARYHRQIRGEVERLSGMVGDLFELSRIQAGSLALSRTRISAYDLVSDALAGADALASELGVRLAAAGVEQIPMEVDGKEMSRVLANLLVNAIRRTPADGTVAVSARQVEDSVVLSVVDGCGGIPAEDLPRVFDTGWRGTDARTPPGGAGLGLAIVRGIVEAHKGQAAVRNVPGGCRFDVMLPAAR; this is encoded by the coding sequence ATGCGTGATCTGCTGCTCATCGCGCTCTACGCGGCCCTGGGAGCGGCGGCCGTCGGCCTGGCCGGACTGGTCGCGCTGCGCGCTCTGCGACGCCGGTCGGTTGCCGTGTCGCTGGCGGTCCTCACCGCTGTCGCGGTCGGTTCGGTGCTGGCCGGGACCCTGTCGGTGGCATGGGCGATGCTTCTCAACAAGCACGACCTCGGCGTGGTCACGACGGTGTGCGTGATGGCGGGTGTGACCGCGACTGCCACCGCCCTGTGGCTCGGCCGGTGGGTGATCGGCGGGCACCGAGCGCTGGAGCGGGCGGCGCGCGCTCTGGGCGAGACGGGCGGCTCCGGAGCAGCCGCAGGCAACGGCGGTACGGCGGGCGGGGGCGGGGGCGAAGCAGACCGTACTGCGCTGGGTGCCGCCTCCCCCGGTGGCGAAGACGGCGGTCAGTCTGCGGCGGGGGGTCTGCTCCCGTCGGGGGCGGATGGGGCCGGTCAGGCCGTCGGCGGATTCGTGCAGCCGACCACACCCATGCCGGCCGAACTGACGTCGCTCTCCCGGCAGTTGGCGGACACCAGCGCAAGGCTCGCCCTCTCGCGCGAACGCGAGCGCGCTCTGGAGGCCTCACGCCGCGAACTCGTTGCGTGGATCTCTCACGACCTGCGGTCACCGCTGGCCGGGCTGCGTGCGATGGCCGAGGCGCTGGAGGACGGCATCGCCGAGGACCCGGCCCGCTACCACCGGCAGATACGCGGGGAAGTCGAACGGCTCTCCGGCATGGTCGGCGACCTCTTCGAACTCTCCCGCATCCAGGCCGGTTCGCTCGCTTTGTCCCGGACTCGTATCTCCGCGTACGACCTCGTCAGCGACGCCCTCGCCGGCGCCGACGCCCTCGCCAGCGAGCTAGGGGTTCGCCTCGCGGCCGCCGGCGTCGAGCAGATCCCGATGGAAGTGGACGGCAAGGAGATGTCCCGCGTTCTGGCCAACCTCCTCGTCAATGCCATTCGCCGCACGCCCGCGGACGGCACGGTCGCCGTCTCCGCGCGACAGGTTGAGGACTCGGTGGTGCTGTCGGTTGTCGACGGCTGCGGAGGCATCCCGGCGGAAGACCTTCCACGGGTCTTCGACACCGGCTGGCGCGGCACCGACGCCCGCACGCCGCCCGGCGGCGCCGGGCTCGGACTGGCAATCGTGCGCGGCATCGTCGAGGCCCACAAGGGGCAGGCCGCCGTACGCAACGTGCCTGGCGGCTGCCGCTTCGACGTCATGCTCCCGGCTGCCCGCTGA
- a CDS encoding 4-hydroxybenzoate 3-monooxygenase: MTQGSTGGPAAHVPEETTVGIIGGGPAGLLLSRLLHRSGISSVVLESRDRSYAEQRQRAGMLEQTTVDVLRDCGAGARMDREGLVHDGIELRFDGRSQHIDFPTLAGGRRVTIYAQTEIVKDLISLQLSELSNGAPLLFDAEVHSVSGLTQGGEQATQETGSDSERPVLHYTYEGRRRTLRCDFVVGCDGSHGISRSALPASVARTYEREYPYSWLGILAEAPPSCDELIYAHSPRGFALHSMRSPSVSRLYLQVPNGTDPGEWPDERIWDELDARFALSDDQEWRINRGPITSKAVLPMRSSVTEPMRHGRLFLAGDAAHIVPPTGAKGLNLAVADVAVLARALDRYCTSGDTAALDSYSDDRLRRVWRAEHFSYFMTTTLHTSPDQSPFDTRLQLSQLDRIASSRAAATELAENYAGLALVD; the protein is encoded by the coding sequence ATGACGCAGGGCTCGACCGGCGGCCCCGCAGCTCACGTCCCGGAGGAGACCACCGTCGGCATCATCGGCGGAGGCCCGGCGGGTCTGCTGCTCTCCCGGCTCCTTCACCGCTCCGGCATCTCGAGCGTCGTCCTCGAAAGTCGTGACCGCTCCTACGCGGAGCAACGGCAGCGAGCCGGGATGCTGGAGCAGACGACGGTGGACGTGCTGCGCGACTGCGGCGCCGGAGCGCGGATGGACCGCGAAGGCCTGGTGCACGACGGCATCGAGCTTCGCTTCGACGGACGCTCCCAGCACATCGACTTCCCCACTCTCGCGGGCGGCCGCCGCGTGACGATCTACGCCCAGACGGAAATCGTCAAAGACCTCATCTCCCTTCAGCTCTCCGAACTCTCCAACGGCGCACCCCTGCTCTTCGACGCCGAAGTCCACTCGGTCTCCGGCCTCACCCAGGGAGGGGAACAGGCAACGCAGGAGACCGGCTCGGACTCCGAGAGGCCCGTGCTGCACTACACCTACGAGGGCCGCCGGCGGACCCTGCGCTGCGACTTCGTCGTGGGATGCGACGGCTCCCACGGCATCTCACGCAGCGCACTCCCTGCCTCCGTCGCCCGTACCTATGAGCGCGAGTATCCGTACTCCTGGCTCGGCATCCTGGCCGAAGCGCCTCCCTCCTGTGACGAGTTGATCTACGCACACTCGCCGCGCGGTTTCGCCCTGCACAGCATGCGTTCGCCATCCGTCAGCCGCCTCTATCTGCAGGTGCCGAACGGAACCGATCCCGGTGAGTGGCCGGACGAGCGGATCTGGGACGAACTCGACGCTCGCTTCGCCCTCAGCGACGACCAGGAATGGAGGATCAACCGGGGACCCATCACCTCCAAAGCAGTGCTGCCCATGCGCAGCAGCGTCACCGAACCCATGCGACACGGGCGGCTGTTCCTTGCGGGCGACGCCGCCCACATCGTTCCGCCCACCGGCGCCAAGGGGCTCAACCTCGCTGTCGCCGACGTCGCCGTGCTGGCCCGTGCGCTCGACCGTTACTGCACCTCCGGTGACACTGCCGCTCTCGACAGCTATTCCGACGACCGTCTTCGACGGGTCTGGAGAGCCGAGCACTTCTCCTACTTCATGACCACCACGCTGCACACCTCCCCCGATCAGTCACCCTTCGACACCCGGCTCCAGCTGTCCCAACTCGACCGCATCGCCTCCTCACGCGCCGCCGCCACCGAACTCGCTGAGAACTACGCGGGACTTGCCCTGGTCGACTAG
- a CDS encoding helix-turn-helix domain-containing protein translates to MSQEMLTARQTAEMLNVSLTWIYRDAPKLGLIGYKFGRGKSAKLRFRCADVLKWLEQQKM, encoded by the coding sequence ATGTCGCAGGAGATGCTGACGGCTAGGCAGACCGCCGAAATGCTGAATGTGTCCCTTACTTGGATTTACCGTGATGCCCCAAAGCTTGGGCTCATTGGATACAAGTTCGGGCGTGGTAAAAGTGCGAAGTTGCGGTTCAGGTGCGCTGATGTCTTGAAGTGGCTTGAACAGCAGAAGATGTGA